A window of Aerococcus urinae contains these coding sequences:
- the prmA gene encoding 50S ribosomal protein L11 methyltransferase yields MDWLEIIIHCQNIPSDLVSDCLMALGSNGVAIQDIEDYLKLPSAFGVFKTDDVLEKYGDSPIVKGYFSAEMDQSALKEAVAEKLQVLDPAWSSQGLSINRLEDQSWASNWQDYYQPIQVNHWLSIIPVWEKGSHQSDTHAIYLDPGMAFGTGDHPTTQLAIHLMGLVLKKGDRVIDVGTGSGILAITAKRLGAQSVAAYDYDESIIETAKANINLNAGMDQVTVQSNDKLNGIHDQVDVITANILADILLPLIPQAYDNLKDNGSFILSGIYYTEVDKLKEALITNDFYLPWLMRAGDWFGILAKKGREHKDKNSL; encoded by the coding sequence ATGGACTGGTTAGAAATCATTATACATTGTCAAAATATTCCCTCTGACTTAGTATCGGATTGTTTAATGGCGCTCGGTTCTAATGGGGTTGCTATCCAAGATATCGAAGATTATTTAAAGCTTCCCTCAGCCTTTGGTGTCTTTAAAACCGATGATGTCCTAGAAAAATATGGGGACTCACCCATTGTAAAAGGCTATTTTTCAGCCGAAATGGACCAATCTGCCTTAAAAGAAGCGGTTGCTGAAAAATTACAGGTACTTGATCCTGCTTGGTCCTCACAAGGACTAAGCATTAACCGCTTGGAAGACCAATCTTGGGCGTCGAACTGGCAAGACTATTATCAACCGATTCAAGTCAATCATTGGTTATCAATTATTCCGGTCTGGGAAAAAGGCAGCCATCAATCGGATACTCATGCGATTTATCTAGATCCTGGTATGGCATTTGGAACTGGGGACCATCCAACTACCCAGTTAGCCATACATTTAATGGGACTCGTCCTCAAAAAGGGCGATCGCGTGATTGACGTAGGGACAGGTTCTGGTATTTTAGCGATTACGGCAAAGCGTTTAGGCGCTCAAAGCGTTGCAGCCTATGATTATGATGAGAGTATTATCGAAACTGCTAAGGCTAATATCAACCTCAATGCTGGCATGGATCAGGTGACTGTTCAGTCTAACGATAAGCTCAACGGTATCCATGACCAGGTAGATGTGATCACTGCCAATATTTTAGCGGATATCCTTTTGCCGCTCATCCCCCAAGCCTATGACAACTTAAAAGATAATGGATCCTTTATCTTATCCGGCATCTACTATACTGAAGTTGACAAGCTAAAGGAAGCATTAATCACCAATGATTTTTATTTACCTTGGCTTATGCGAGCTGGGGATTGGTTTGGGATTTTAGCCAAGAAGGGGAGAGAGCATAAGGATAAAAATAGTCTTTAA
- the gpsB gene encoding cell division regulator GpsB, whose protein sequence is MSARNLTTKDILQKEFKPALRGFNTEEVDAFLDLIIRDYESYEKELAFLRQENNRLKQNIESESKQTNTTSRSSSQAATTNYDILKRLSKLEKTVYGQSIRKQNENYQEDPVEETRIYRSE, encoded by the coding sequence ATGTCTGCTCGTAACTTAACAACCAAAGATATACTACAAAAAGAATTTAAACCTGCCTTGCGTGGCTTTAATACCGAAGAAGTTGACGCGTTTTTAGATTTAATTATTCGTGACTATGAATCCTATGAAAAGGAACTAGCCTTTTTACGCCAAGAAAATAATCGCTTAAAACAAAATATCGAAAGTGAAAGCAAACAGACGAACACCACTAGTAGGAGTTCTAGTCAAGCGGCAACGACTAACTACGATATACTCAAGCGCCTTTCTAAACTGGAAAAAACGGTCTACGGACAAAGCATTCGCAAACAAAATGAGAACTATCAGGAAGATCCTGTTGAAGAAACACGTATTTACCGTAGCGAATAA
- a CDS encoding THUMP domain-containing class I SAM-dependent RNA methyltransferase — translation MKQYSLIATCASGIEALVSKELKDLGYQRQNENGRIRFQGDLSDVAKTNIWLRTADRIKIVMGEFKATTFDQLYEQTKAIAWEDILPLDAEFPVSGKSVKSKLHHVPTCQSMVKKAIVDRLSEVYHRRGHLPETGARYPIEISIHKDKALLTLDSSGTSLFKRGYRQEKGGAPLKETLAAALVDLTTWFPDRPLYDPTTGSGTIAIEAAMKGMNIAPGLNRSFVCENWDIFPKEVFDQVRDQARADINHDIQLDILACDIDHRMIEIAQKNAEAAGVSHQIHFKQMQLADFTTQKSYGIIISNPPYGERLNDEDYIHKLYKKMGEIYRPLKTWSKYILTSDENFESYYGQKATKKRKLYNGALKVDYYQYWGEKRPRNKA, via the coding sequence ATGAAACAATATTCCTTAATTGCCACCTGCGCTAGCGGGATTGAGGCCTTAGTATCCAAAGAATTAAAAGATTTGGGCTACCAAAGACAAAATGAAAATGGCAGAATTCGCTTTCAAGGTGATCTTAGTGATGTTGCAAAGACCAATATTTGGTTAAGAACTGCTGACCGGATAAAAATTGTTATGGGAGAATTTAAAGCGACCACTTTTGACCAACTTTATGAACAGACCAAAGCCATTGCCTGGGAGGACATCCTCCCCCTCGACGCTGAATTCCCCGTTTCAGGGAAATCAGTAAAATCTAAACTCCACCATGTGCCGACATGTCAGAGTATGGTTAAAAAGGCAATCGTTGACCGCTTGAGTGAGGTCTACCATCGTCGTGGTCATTTACCAGAGACCGGTGCTCGCTACCCCATTGAGATCAGTATTCATAAGGATAAGGCCCTGCTGACCTTGGATAGTTCAGGAACTAGTCTCTTTAAACGAGGTTACCGTCAAGAAAAAGGTGGCGCCCCTCTAAAGGAAACTTTAGCTGCAGCCTTGGTTGATTTAACCACATGGTTTCCGGACCGCCCCCTTTATGATCCGACCACTGGCTCTGGAACCATCGCCATTGAAGCGGCTATGAAAGGGATGAATATTGCGCCAGGTCTTAATCGCTCTTTTGTGTGTGAAAATTGGGATATTTTTCCTAAAGAAGTCTTTGACCAAGTCAGAGACCAAGCGCGGGCTGATATTAACCATGACATTCAATTAGATATTCTCGCTTGCGATATTGACCACCGCATGATCGAGATCGCTCAGAAAAATGCTGAAGCAGCGGGTGTTAGCCACCAGATCCACTTTAAACAAATGCAATTAGCTGATTTTACTACCCAAAAAAGCTATGGCATCATTATCTCCAACCCCCCCTACGGTGAACGTCTTAATGATGAAGATTATATTCATAAGCTTTATAAAAAGATGGGAGAAATTTACCGACCACTCAAAACTTGGAGTAAGTATATTTTAACCAGTGATGAAAATTTCGAAAGTTACTATGGCCAAAAAGCCACTAAAAAACGTAAGCTCTACAATGGGGCCCTTAAGGTAGACTATTACCAATACTGGGGCGAAAAACGTCCTCGTAACAAAGCATAA
- a CDS encoding AmiS/UreI family transporter has product MSGITLMFSGIVLISNGLNYLDKVEDNSNALINIFTGLLYIFLNVMICVHGIFAEKDSTYYYTAISGLLFGYTYLSYGVNRIKQWDNKNLGYFSIFVTFNSIFFAVWILMGNGGNYWDVFNWIMWGYLWATNYFSHNLGRKYGDWLYYLTIFAGVVTCWIPALLILTGNWPSTL; this is encoded by the coding sequence ATGTCAGGGATAACATTAATGTTTTCTGGAATTGTTCTGATTTCCAATGGGTTAAACTACCTTGATAAGGTTGAAGATAATTCCAACGCACTAATTAATATTTTTACTGGGCTCTTGTATATCTTTCTAAATGTCATGATTTGTGTTCATGGAATTTTTGCTGAAAAAGACTCAACCTATTATTATACAGCGATTTCAGGTCTCTTATTTGGTTACACCTACTTATCTTACGGTGTCAACCGGATAAAGCAATGGGATAACAAAAATTTGGGTTACTTCTCCATATTTGTTACCTTTAACTCGATTTTCTTTGCTGTCTGGATTCTAATGGGGAATGGCGGTAATTATTGGGATGTCTTTAACTGGATTATGTGGGGTTATTTATGGGCAACCAATTACTTTAGTCATAATTTAGGCCGTAAATACGGCGATTGGTTATATTATTTGACTATTTTTGCCGGGGTAGTGACTTGCTGGATTCCAGCCTTGCTCATTCTCACCGGAAACTGGCCAAGTACTTTATAG
- a CDS encoding inositol monophosphatase family protein, with the protein MNIDQLDQEVKSWFPEIKDLIQENTSYKTKEKRDFRDLATEIDIAVQELIEDHIKQLPGHQTIIGEETYGQTEVDPKASHLWIIDPIDGTANFVKQKENYATMVTYFSHGQAKLAYIYDVFRDELYSASLGGGVYCNGKRLEPVVDLSLRESLIGISPQHNIKRDYFYYIAENAFDIRNYGCSSLDGISVIKGQYGAFVNPGGGPWDYAPFILMAQEMGLHFSNFSNQMPDYTRPSNFIIASPACFNELEPHIQSYTDTGNYSI; encoded by the coding sequence ATGAATATTGACCAATTAGACCAAGAAGTAAAGTCCTGGTTCCCTGAAATTAAAGACCTCATTCAAGAAAATACCAGCTACAAAACCAAAGAAAAGCGTGATTTTCGTGACTTAGCCACTGAAATCGATATCGCTGTTCAAGAATTAATTGAAGACCATATTAAGCAATTACCTGGCCATCAGACCATTATCGGAGAAGAAACTTATGGGCAAACAGAGGTAGATCCAAAGGCTAGTCATCTATGGATTATTGACCCGATTGATGGCACGGCAAACTTTGTAAAGCAAAAAGAAAATTACGCCACGATGGTCACTTATTTTTCACATGGACAGGCTAAATTAGCTTATATTTATGATGTTTTTCGAGATGAATTATACTCTGCCAGCTTAGGGGGTGGAGTGTATTGTAATGGCAAGCGCTTAGAGCCTGTGGTTGACCTTAGTCTAAGAGAATCTCTTATTGGTATTTCTCCCCAACATAATATTAAACGCGACTATTTCTATTATATTGCTGAAAATGCCTTCGATATCCGCAATTATGGCTGCTCTTCACTAGATGGAATTAGCGTGATTAAGGGCCAATATGGTGCCTTTGTCAACCCTGGTGGGGGACCCTGGGATTATGCGCCTTTCATTTTGATGGCTCAGGAGATGGGGCTTCATTTTTCAAATTTTTCTAATCAAATGCCTGATTACACTAGGCCCTCTAATTTTATCATCGCTAGTCCAGCTTGTTTTAATGAGCTTGAGCCCCACATTCAGTCTTATACAGATACGGGCAATTATAGTATTTAA
- a CDS encoding alpha-amylase, producing MNGTMIQYFEWELPDDGKHWQRLANDASHLAQQGFTHVWMPPACKATGTNDVGYGIYDLCDLGEFDQKGSTRTKYGSKTDYLTAIQALKDQQISPLADVVLNHKAGADQTEVFQAYEVDPNNRQRKISQAHDIEGWTKFTFPGRKGKYSDFTWNWSHFSGVDYDQAKDQKGIFMIKGLNKGWSDNEDVDDENGNYDYLMYADIDYDNPEVRAEVLDWALWFIKETGVSGFRLDALKHIDDDFIDSLCDKILNEFPNFYFIGEYWKGDYQSLENYLKETELNIDLFDVKLHQNFYAVSTSWDQFDMSTILNDTLLENNPTLAISFVDNHDSQPGQSLESWVEDWFKPIAYALILLHENGLPCVFYGDYYGIQGDQPIPNKRAMLDTLLDLRRDKAYGKQNNYFDHPNCVGFTRQGDQDHPSGLAVLMSNGEAGYKEMDVGEEHAQEQWGLVFSSKDMDQSVVTISEKGLACFTCPAGGVAVWSRYEEDEDSQ from the coding sequence ATGAATGGAACCATGATACAGTATTTTGAATGGGAACTCCCTGATGACGGTAAACACTGGCAGCGTCTAGCTAATGATGCTAGTCATTTAGCCCAGCAAGGATTTACCCATGTGTGGATGCCGCCAGCTTGTAAGGCTACCGGGACAAATGATGTGGGCTACGGCATCTATGACTTATGTGACCTGGGTGAGTTTGATCAAAAGGGCAGTACTCGGACTAAATATGGTAGTAAAACTGATTATTTAACAGCTATTCAAGCTTTGAAAGACCAACAGATTAGTCCATTAGCTGATGTGGTTTTAAACCATAAGGCTGGGGCTGACCAGACGGAAGTTTTTCAAGCTTATGAAGTTGATCCAAACAATCGCCAAAGAAAAATTAGTCAGGCTCACGACATTGAAGGCTGGACCAAGTTCACTTTCCCAGGACGTAAAGGAAAATATAGTGACTTTACCTGGAATTGGTCACATTTTTCTGGGGTGGATTATGACCAGGCTAAGGATCAAAAGGGCATATTTATGATTAAGGGCCTTAACAAAGGTTGGTCGGATAATGAAGATGTCGATGATGAGAATGGTAATTATGACTATTTAATGTATGCAGATATTGATTATGATAATCCTGAAGTGAGAGCAGAAGTTCTAGACTGGGCCTTATGGTTTATCAAGGAAACCGGGGTTAGCGGCTTTCGTTTGGATGCCTTAAAGCATATTGATGATGATTTTATTGACAGTCTATGCGACAAAATACTTAATGAATTTCCTAATTTCTACTTTATTGGCGAGTATTGGAAGGGTGATTATCAAAGTTTAGAAAATTATTTAAAGGAAACGGAACTCAATATCGATCTCTTCGATGTTAAGCTCCATCAGAACTTTTATGCTGTCTCTACGTCTTGGGATCAATTTGATATGTCGACTATCTTGAATGATACTTTATTAGAAAACAATCCAACCTTGGCCATTTCCTTTGTCGATAATCACGATTCCCAACCTGGACAGTCTCTTGAATCATGGGTGGAAGATTGGTTCAAGCCGATCGCTTATGCGCTCATTCTCCTCCACGAAAATGGCTTACCCTGTGTTTTCTATGGCGACTATTATGGTATCCAAGGAGACCAGCCTATCCCAAATAAGCGAGCCATGTTAGATACCTTGTTAGACTTACGTCGGGATAAAGCCTATGGCAAACAAAATAACTATTTTGACCATCCCAATTGTGTTGGCTTTACCAGGCAGGGAGACCAAGACCATCCTAGTGGTTTGGCTGTATTGATGTCTAACGGGGAGGCCGGCTATAAGGAGATGGATGTAGGGGAAGAACATGCCCAGGAGCAGTGGGGACTCGTCTTTTCATCAAAGGATATGGACCAGTCTGTAGTTACTATTTCTGAAAAGGGCCTGGCTTGTTTTACCTGTCCAGCCGGAGGAGTGGCTGTTTGGAGCAGATATGAAGAAGACGAAGATAGCCAATGA
- a CDS encoding YkvI family membrane protein — protein sequence MQNQKIKNMVHIGLAYLGVIIGAGFASGKEMLQYFVSFGKWGIVGLCLSALLFIVGGVVLLQFGSYYKAQEHSEVFNHISSPFVSKVIDFIINFNLFCTGFVMIAGAGTNLNQQFDWPIWIGALVLSILVIATAYLDVDKVTTLIGAITPFVIIFLIALLIYTLVQQPLGFDEAMTISAAQETTLPNWFISTINYSCLALMLAMSMAMVIGGEQYSPKQAGVGGFFGGALVTLLLFASFFSISLNINSVASSSMPLLELYNKVHPILGMIMALIIFGMIYNTAIGTYYALAKRVVRTKPQYFSKAMIILVVVGFALSFIGFETLVAYLFPLIGYLGIFVMALLIIQWLLRYRKIHRENKIRDRLIKHEIDRIDEEYDFDTRDKKHMERLYDESNVENKQLKAEVQELGKTIYEEENNTEE from the coding sequence ATGCAAAATCAGAAAATTAAAAATATGGTCCATATTGGGCTTGCTTATTTAGGAGTAATTATCGGTGCCGGTTTTGCTTCTGGAAAGGAAATGTTACAGTATTTTGTTTCTTTTGGTAAGTGGGGAATTGTTGGTCTCTGCCTTTCAGCGCTTCTATTTATTGTGGGTGGCGTAGTTCTCCTTCAATTTGGTTCCTACTACAAGGCTCAAGAACACAGTGAAGTCTTTAACCATATTTCTTCTCCCTTTGTTTCTAAAGTGATTGACTTTATTATTAATTTTAATCTTTTTTGTACCGGATTTGTGATGATTGCTGGGGCAGGGACTAATCTCAACCAACAGTTTGATTGGCCAATTTGGATCGGAGCTCTAGTCTTATCTATTTTAGTGATCGCAACAGCTTATTTGGACGTCGATAAGGTAACCACTTTGATTGGTGCCATAACTCCCTTTGTGATTATTTTTCTAATCGCTCTGCTCATTTATACACTGGTCCAACAACCGCTTGGCTTTGACGAAGCGATGACTATCTCTGCAGCCCAAGAAACAACCTTACCCAATTGGTTTATTTCTACTATTAATTATTCCTGTTTAGCTCTTATGCTAGCCATGTCGATGGCTATGGTCATCGGAGGTGAGCAATATAGTCCTAAACAAGCTGGGGTTGGTGGATTCTTTGGGGGAGCCTTGGTGACTTTATTACTCTTTGCCTCCTTTTTTTCTATCAGTTTAAATATTAATAGCGTTGCAAGCAGTTCTATGCCTTTACTGGAGCTATATAACAAGGTTCATCCGATTTTGGGAATGATTATGGCCTTGATCATTTTCGGTATGATTTATAACACAGCGATTGGGACCTACTATGCGCTTGCTAAAAGGGTGGTCCGTACTAAACCGCAATATTTTTCAAAAGCAATGATTATCTTAGTAGTGGTTGGCTTCGCTCTTTCATTTATCGGCTTTGAAACTCTGGTGGCTTATCTCTTCCCCTTAATTGGTTATTTAGGTATTTTTGTGATGGCGTTATTAATTATTCAATGGCTATTACGTTACCGTAAAATTCATCGAGAAAACAAAATTAGAGACCGATTGATAAAACATGAAATTGATCGTATTGATGAGGAATACGACTTTGATACTCGCGATAAGAAACATATGGAGCGCTTATATGATGAATCTAATGTTGAAAATAAACAGTTGAAAGCAGAAGTTCAAGAGCTAGGTAAAACCATCTATGAAGAAGAAAATAACACGGAGGAATAA